A single window of Cyanobacterium sp. T60_A2020_053 DNA harbors:
- the psaB gene encoding photosystem I core protein PsaB, protein MATKFPKFSQDLAQDPTTRRLWYGIATAHDFETHDGMTEENLYQKIFASHFGHLAIIFLWTSGTVFHVAWQGNFEQWIKDPLNVRPIAHAIWDPHFGQGAIDAFSQAGSSSPVNVAYSGVYHWFYTIGMTNNQDLYTGAVFLLILSAVFLFAGWLHLQPKFRPSLSWFKNAESRLNHHLAALFGVSSLAWTGHLVHVAIPESRGIHVGWDNFLSVKPHPAGLAPFFTGNWGVYAQNPDTASHVFGTANGAGNAILTFVGGFHPQTESLWLTDIAHHHLAIAVIFIIAGHMYRTNWGIGHSIKDILAAHNPPQGTPFGGALGAGHRGLYDTINNSLHFQLGLALASLGVVTSLVAQHMYSLPSYVFIAKDYTTQAALYTHHQYIAGFLMVGAFAHGAIFFIRDYDPEANKDNVLARMLEHKEAIISHLSWVSLFLGFHTLGLYVHNDVVVAFGTPEKQILIEPVFAQFIQAASGKALYGFDTLLANPESVASTASAVWLPGWLDAINSGTNSLFLSIGPGDFLVHHAIALGLHTTTLILVKGALDARGSKLMPDKKDFGYSFPCDGPGRGGTCDISAWDAFYLAMFWMLNTLGWLTFYWHWKHLGVWTGNVAQFNENSTYLMGWFRDYLWANSAQLINGYNPYGVNNLSVWAWMFLFGHLVWATGFMFLISWRGYWQELIETIVWAHERTPLANLVRWKDKPVALSIVQARLVGLAHFTIGYILTYAAFLIASTAGKFG, encoded by the coding sequence ATGGCAACTAAATTTCCCAAATTTAGCCAAGATTTAGCCCAAGACCCCACTACAAGAAGGTTATGGTACGGAATCGCTACTGCTCATGACTTTGAAACTCATGACGGTATGACTGAAGAGAACCTCTACCAAAAGATTTTTGCTTCTCACTTCGGTCATTTAGCGATCATCTTTTTATGGACTTCCGGTACTGTATTCCATGTGGCGTGGCAAGGCAATTTTGAGCAGTGGATCAAAGATCCTTTAAACGTTCGTCCTATCGCCCATGCGATTTGGGACCCTCATTTCGGTCAAGGCGCTATCGATGCTTTCTCTCAAGCAGGTTCATCTAGTCCTGTTAACGTGGCTTATTCTGGTGTTTACCACTGGTTCTACACCATCGGTATGACCAATAATCAAGATTTATATACTGGTGCAGTATTTTTATTAATTCTGTCTGCGGTGTTCTTGTTTGCTGGTTGGTTGCACTTACAACCTAAGTTCCGTCCGAGCCTTTCTTGGTTCAAAAATGCTGAGTCTCGTTTAAATCACCATTTGGCCGCTCTTTTTGGTGTGAGTTCTTTGGCATGGACTGGTCACTTAGTACACGTTGCCATCCCTGAATCCCGTGGTATCCATGTTGGTTGGGATAACTTCTTGAGTGTGAAACCTCACCCTGCTGGTTTAGCTCCTTTCTTTACTGGTAATTGGGGTGTTTATGCTCAGAATCCTGACACGGCTAGTCATGTGTTTGGTACGGCTAACGGTGCTGGAAATGCAATTCTTACTTTTGTCGGTGGTTTCCATCCTCAAACTGAATCTTTATGGTTGACTGACATTGCTCATCACCATTTAGCTATTGCTGTTATCTTCATCATTGCTGGTCATATGTACCGCACTAACTGGGGTATTGGTCACAGTATTAAGGACATTTTAGCAGCTCATAATCCCCCTCAAGGTACTCCTTTTGGTGGGGCGTTGGGCGCTGGACACAGAGGTTTATATGATACCATCAACAATTCTTTACACTTCCAATTAGGTTTAGCTCTTGCTTCTCTTGGGGTTGTAACTTCTTTGGTGGCTCAACATATGTATTCTTTACCTTCCTATGTGTTCATTGCTAAGGATTACACTACTCAGGCGGCGCTTTACACTCATCACCAGTACATCGCTGGTTTCTTGATGGTCGGTGCTTTTGCCCACGGTGCGATCTTCTTCATTCGTGACTATGATCCAGAAGCGAATAAAGACAATGTTTTAGCTCGTATGCTGGAACACAAAGAGGCGATTATCTCTCATTTAAGTTGGGTTTCCTTATTCTTAGGTTTCCACACTTTAGGACTTTATGTTCACAATGATGTGGTAGTTGCTTTTGGTACTCCCGAAAAACAAATTTTAATCGAGCCTGTATTTGCTCAGTTTATTCAAGCAGCTTCTGGTAAGGCTTTATATGGTTTCGATACCTTATTGGCTAATCCTGAAAGTGTTGCTTCTACGGCTAGTGCAGTATGGTTGCCCGGTTGGTTAGATGCCATCAACAGTGGTACTAATTCTTTATTCCTCAGCATTGGACCTGGTGACTTTTTAGTACACCATGCCATCGCTCTTGGTTTACACACCACTACTTTGATTTTGGTGAAGGGCGCTTTGGATGCTCGTGGTTCTAAGTTAATGCCTGATAAAAAAGACTTCGGTTATTCCTTCCCTTGTGATGGTCCTGGTCGTGGCGGTACTTGTGACATCTCTGCTTGGGATGCTTTCTACCTCGCTATGTTCTGGATGTTAAACACTCTTGGTTGGTTAACTTTCTACTGGCATTGGAAACACTTAGGGGTATGGACTGGTAATGTTGCTCAGTTCAATGAAAACTCCACCTATTTAATGGGTTGGTTCAGAGATTATTTATGGGCAAACTCTGCTCAGTTAATCAACGGTTATAACCCTTATGGTGTAAATAACCTCTCTGTGTGGGCTTGGATGTTCTTATTCGGACACCTCGTCTGGGCGACTGGTTTCATGTTCTTAATTTCTTGGCGTGGTTATTGGCAAGAATTGATCGAAACTATCGTTTGGGCGCACGAGCGCACTCCTTTAGCTAACTTAGTTCGTTGGAAAGATAAGCCTGTAGCTTTATCCATCGTTCAAGCTCGTTTGGTTGGTTTAGCTCACTTTACTATCGGCTATATCCTCACATACGCAGCTTTCTTAATTGCTTCTACGGCTGGTAAGTTCGGCTAA